From the Ignavibacteria bacterium genome, the window TCATGGATGATGAATCCATAGACGATCACCCACATCCAACATCCACCGGCGAAGAGAATAGCTTCCAACCCCGAGTACTTCGACCAATTGAAGAACTCGTCCGTTTGCATCCACGCAATAATGCTATCAACCACGTGCGTACTCCTCTAATTCGTTTTCGATCGTGATAACGGGTTTGCGACCATTTGCCCATCGCTCAATGGTAGTTTCAATAAGCCCCATACCGAGCCGGCGGATCGTACTGCGACGTGTGAATGGCAGGGACAACAGAATCTTGTGGAGTGTCTTCAGCAAGTAGGCAACGAGTCTCTCGAACGTGTGTGCATCATTGCGGGCAAATGCTCCAGTCAAGACTACCTTCTGTGCACGGGGCTCCATGAGATCCTCCATCAGGAGGGATGATACATGAAGGAACTGCACATCAGTAAAGACATGGCGCTCAATGAAGTTCTGCAACGCATTTACAAGAGTGAGTCCCGACTTCAAAGGTGTAAGACCGAACTCTAACTCTGCGATATCGTCCCAGACGTCGGAAGGCCGAGTATGGATAGCTCGCAATACTTCTTCATTGATCCCGAGGTGATGACCGATCACGATCCAATGCAGGATGAAATCCCGTTCTTGTTGCTCCGAAACATCAACTCCCAAGGCCCGAGCGCCCCTGCACGACTGTTGAGAGAACGTGAGAAGTGTGCCGGCCATATCCATTTGATTGATCGGCTGCCCCAGCTCGGCAAAATCCCACGGCTTGCTATGGGCAGCGTTGCGCTTGTCGATCATCACGCGGATACCGCAATGGAACATGCGGATCTTTTGGATCGTGCGAATGGCCACGAGGGAATTGGTCCAGTTCTCATGGATCATCACGTTGCGTACAAAGACCGCTGTTTCCATCACCCGTCGGACCATGGCATCATCCGCCCCTGGATGTCCGCGGACGGGTTCGCCTAGTTGACCGGTATAGACCAATACGTCTGACCCACGTCCGGCAGCATAACACTCCGGAAGTGACTTACATAGGAGTGCAAGAATAAACTCGGTAGCATACTCTTGAAAGAGATCGCAAGACCGTTCCATTGCGCCGGGGAGGTCGGGGATCGAGGCGATCCATTCCGGCAGGGAAGTGTCCTGTAACAACGTGACAACTGCTTCCGGCATGTCTGCCGAGGGCTCAGAGCCCGGAGTGTCCCAATCGTCGATCTTATGCAGGTACGTCCAATGCGCTGATGAGGTCATAACCTCATTGGCTGCCGACATACCCTCTCTATCTGTGGTTTGACGCAGAACGCGCCATTCTTCCCTCGAAAACGCCTTCGGTTCCATCAATTGACCCCCAAGTCAGTTACCAACCCAACGACAAATGTAGATAGTCAGTATGGATTACCGACCATTATCTTCGCCGTATGAACCCAACGACCTTTACCGTCCGCAACCCTGATTTTCGAAAGACCATCCTAGGCCATCTAGAACGTCAGGAATTCATGAAACATATCGGTTGCACCCTCACCTTGATCGAACCCGGCCATGTTGAAGCTGAGATACTCCTTACTAAGGAGCACCAGCAGCAGATAGGCTTGGTTCACGGCGGGGTAACGGCAACCATCGCCGATGTTGCTGCTGGCTTCGCCGGTTTCACCCTCGTTGGTCCCGACGAACACACAGTGACCGCCGAGATCAAGATCTCCTACCTTCGAAAGGGAAGGGGCAATCGCCTCCGGGCCGTTGGGCGGGTGCTGAAGGCGGGATCGTCGTTCCATTTCTGCGAGGCAGATGTCTTCTGCGAGGATGAGAACGGAGTGGAGGTGCTGATCGCACGGGCAACAACGACGATGGCAGTCATACAAGTTACTAGGTACTAGTTACTCAGTTACGGAGGTACTCAGTTACTCCGTTGTCAATAACAGTGTTGAGCAAAAAGACTAAAGGCTGCGTTCGGTCGTACCTAGTAACTCGTAACTCGTAACCAGTAACTTGCAACTATGAATAACATCCTCTGGGTAGACGACGAGATCGAACTTCTCCGACCGCACATCATCCTTCTCGAGCAGAGGGGGTATTCGGTCGATACTGCCACGAATGGTGAGGATGCGATCGAGTTGGCGCAGAACAAGCGATTCGACCTCATCTTCCTTGATGAATCGATGGTTGGGATCTCTGGGTTGGAGACGTTAGCCGTTCTGAAGGACATCGATCGGTCTGTACCGGTGGTGATGGTCACCAAGAACGAGCAAGAGTCGCTGATGGAAGAGGCCATTGGGCGGAAGATCAATGACTATCTCACCAAGCCGGTGAACCCCACGCAGATCCTTGCGGCTTGTAAGAAGTTCCTCGAAACACAGCGCATCACGGAGGAGAAGATCACGCAGGATTTCCATCAGGAATATTCAGTGATCTCGCGACGGCTTATGGACCGCATGGACTGGTCCGAGTGGTTGGATGTCTATCTCAAGCTCACCGAGCGGTCCGTTGAGATGGACCGTCACCCGGACGTAGGCCTGGAACAGTCACTGCGCGACCAGTGGAAGGTC encodes:
- a CDS encoding DUF2236 domain-containing protein; the protein is MEPKAFSREEWRVLRQTTDREGMSAANEVMTSSAHWTYLHKIDDWDTPGSEPSADMPEAVVTLLQDTSLPEWIASIPDLPGAMERSCDLFQEYATEFILALLCKSLPECYAAGRGSDVLVYTGQLGEPVRGHPGADDAMVRRVMETAVFVRNVMIHENWTNSLVAIRTIQKIRMFHCGIRVMIDKRNAAHSKPWDFAELGQPINQMDMAGTLLTFSQQSCRGARALGVDVSEQQERDFILHWIVIGHHLGINEEVLRAIHTRPSDVWDDIAELEFGLTPLKSGLTLVNALQNFIERHVFTDVQFLHVSSLLMEDLMEPRAQKVVLTGAFARNDAHTFERLVAYLLKTLHKILLSLPFTRRSTIRRLGMGLIETTIERWANGRKPVITIENELEEYARG
- a CDS encoding PaaI family thioesterase gives rise to the protein MNPTTFTVRNPDFRKTILGHLERQEFMKHIGCTLTLIEPGHVEAEILLTKEHQQQIGLVHGGVTATIADVAAGFAGFTLVGPDEHTVTAEIKISYLRKGRGNRLRAVGRVLKAGSSFHFCEADVFCEDENGVEVLIARATTTMAVIQVTRY